The segment TCGACTTGCCGACGTTCGGATTTCCCACCAGAGCGATGGTGACCCCTGCGTAGCGCTTCTTTTCCTTGACTTTTTCCTGGGTGGTCATGCGACGAGCTCCGCCTCGATATTCTTTGCTGAACGATGGTCGATCGCGACGCGCGATCCTGCAATGTTAAGAACGAGTCCCCCAAATCCTGCGTGTTGGATAATCGTGGCCTCGGCACCAATCCTCACGCCGATTTCCTGCATGCGTAGCAGGGAGTGTTCGGGGAGCTTGAGGTTGGTCAATCGAAGTGAGACCCGGGTGGGACATTCGCTGAGCTTCATGTTTCCTCCAGAAAAACCTTGACGGCTAGGAGTAAGGATAACCTTGCCTTGCCTATTTAAGAAAGCTAAAAGTCCCATAAAGCCCAGATTGGACCCATTCCATGTACGTAAGCCCGGTTAACCCCGGTTCGCCCTGGCTGGTTGCCGGGGCCAGCCTCAGCCGGCTATGTCCAGCGCTCGCGAGCGCGCCATCTCCACCGCCGCGGCCACCGCGCCGACGACGACGGCCTCCGCACCCAACTCCGAGCCCACCAGCTCGGGAACGATCGACTCGAACGCGTGCGGCATGGCGGCCCGGGCCGCTTCGATCACGCGCAACATCGCCGGCCCAACCGCGCCCGAGACCACGATCCGTTCCGGATCGTAGAACGATTCGAGTACCGTGACTATCCGCGCGAGCCTCTCGCCGACGTGGGTGGCGATCACTAGGGCATCGGGGTCGCCGACTTCGATAGCCTCGAAGACGAGCCGGCCGGTCACCTCTTCGGGCGACAGGCCGTCGAACGCACTCCCGGGTGTGGGCCCCACGGCATCTCCGGCGACTGGCTCTCCGCCGCTAGCGGCCTCTCCCGCGGCGGCGAGCTTCGCCCCGAGCAATCCGGCGTACTCCGCAAATCCGCGCGAGTCCCCCACCCCCACGACGTGCTCGAAAGCGTTCATCTCGCCCACGGCTCCGTGGGCTCCCCGCAGCAGCTTCCCGTCGATGACGACGCCCGCCCCCATGCGCGCGCCGCCCAGCACGGCGACGTAGCTCGCGCAACCCCGAGCGGCGCCTACCGCGCCCCCGGCGACAGCCGCAAGCAGGGCGTCGTTCTCGATGCGGACGATGGGGGCAAGATCCGAGAGCGCGTCCAGCAGGCCGGGGTTGACTCTCTCCCAGAAGCCGGCGTGGTGACTTGGAGAGTCGCCGGACTCGTTCACCGGAGCTGGCACGCCGACGCACACAGCGAAAAGCTCGCGCTCGGTGCGCCCGGCGGCCCGGAGCGCCTTTGCGATGAGCGAGCGCACGGCCTGCCTGCGCTTTTCCGCCTCACCTTCTGCCAAAGCCTCCACCGGCCGCGCCCTCGTTTCGGGCTCCCAGCCGGACAACTCGTTCACGCTCGCCAGCGTGGTACCGGCTAGGTCGGCGGCGATCGCCGACAGGTGGGTATAGCCGGCATCCACACCGACGACGACGCCCGCCTGCGGCCTGAACGCGAAGCGTCGCGCTGGACGCCCCTTGCGATACACCAGGGCCCCACCCGGCCTCGTGGCGTCGCCGCCCTTCTCTTCGCCGGCCTCACGCACGTTGGCCAGTTCGAGCACGAGTCCGGCGTCGGCGAGCCGACCGAGCGCGTCGATCGCGGTGGCGCGCGTCAGCCCCGTGCCCTCCATGACATCGGTTGCCGTGAACTCCTCGCGCCCCCACACGTAATCCAGAACCGCGAGCTGACTGGCCGGCCGGCCGGACTCGGTGTGCCCGAACCACTCGGAAGGTGTTGACCAACGATTCTTCATGGGGTCATAATATCAACATGTCTTAAATTTACTTGCTAAATTTATTTCACCAATCAATATCGTCAATCGAGAAGACAAGGGTGTCACCTATGAATCGACGATTGAAGCCCGTGGCCATCGCCGCGGCACTTGCACTCGGCGCCGCCTCGCTCGCAGGTTGCTCCACCGGCTCCCGCAAGGAGGTGCGCTTCACCTTCTCCAAGCGCGAAGCCATCTCCTTCATGCAAAACGTGGTCGACGACTACAACGCGTCCCAGAATCGCTACCACATCAACCTCGACACCTCGGGCGTCGACGTCGTGTCGGCGAGCTTCGTGCGCGGCAATCCGCCCGATCTCATGCTCGCCAACTACAACTACGAAGTGGCGCGCTTCGTCGAACGTTGCACGCTCTCGGACCTATCCGATACCGACGCCGCAGCCGCAGCTGACCTCGACACGTTCGGTCCGCTCATGATCCAGTATGGCGAGTGCGAGGGCAGGGTCAGCGCCCTTCCCTATTCGATCATGTCCTCGGCCGTCATCTACAACAAGGAGATCTTCGCCGAACAGGGACTCGAGGTCCCCACCACGTGGGACGAACTCATCGAGCTGTGCGACAAGCTCGAAGCCGCCGGCGTCGATCCGTTCTACGCCACGTTCAAGGACGACTGGACGGTCGGCCAGGGCTGGTTCGACTACGCGGTGGGCGGCTCGCTCGACGTCATCGACTTCTACGACCAGATCCACGCCGAGGGTGACCAGGTCGGACCGGGCGCAGCGGCGTCGTTCGAAAAGGACTTCGCCGAACCGATGGAGAAGATGAAGACCCTCACGAAGTATGTCAACCGCGACGCCGCCTCCCGCGCGTACGGCGACGGCAACCTCGCAATCGCCCAGGGTAAGGCCGCCATGTATCTGCAGGGTCCGTGGGCGTTCAGCGAGATCGCGAAGTCGGCACCAGACCTTGACCTTGGCACCTTCCCGCTACCGATGACGAACGACCCGGCCGACCTCGCCGTCCGCGTCAACATCGACCTCGCGGCCATGATCCCCGCCGACGCGAAGGAGCCCGACGGCGCCCGCGACTTCCTCGAATACCTCTATCAGCCGCAGATCATCTCCAGCTACAACGCCTCCCAGCTCGGCTTCACGCCGTTGGTCGGAGCTCCCGCCCCGGATGATCCCCGCGTGGCCGGAATGATCCCCTACTATGACGCCGGCCAGATCTACCAGGGCCCATCCGTCCTTATCCACAAGTCGATTCCCGTTTTTAGCTACGCCCAGGCCATCGCCGTGGGAGGCGACGCCCATTCCAACCTCGCCATCCTTGACCAAGACTGGTCGCGCCTTGCGTATCGCCAGCCGAAGGAGGATTAAATGTCTGCCGCTCCTCTCTCTACAACTACAACAGCCAGCAAGCCGGCCGCGTCAGCGTCCAGCGGGGTTGATGTGCACACGCGTCACCCCCGCACCCGTCGCCGGCGGGTCGAGCCGCTGTACTATCTCTTCCTCGTCCCGAGCGTGATCCTGTTTACGCTTGCAATTACCCTGCCCGGCGTCGTCGGAATCTTCTACTCGTTCACCGACTCGATCGGCATCGGAGATTGGAAGTTCATCGGCCTGACTAACTACAAGGCCCTCTTCACGGATCCGGCGGTCCTGCACGCCTACGTGTTCACGTTCGGTATCGCGATCGCCACGGTGATTGTGGTCAACCTGGTGTCCTTCTTCCTCGCGATCGGTCTGACCTCCCGGATCCGTTTCACGACCACGCTTCGCGCGATCTTTGTGATCCCGATGGTCATCTCGGGCATCATCATCGCCTACGTGTTCAACTTCCTGTTCTCCAACTCGTTGCCGGCGCTGGGCGAGGCCCTTGGGATCGAGTGGATGCAAACCTCCATCCTCGCCAACTCCAACCTGGCCTGGATCGCGATCGTCATCGTCACGGCGTGGCAGGCGATCCCGAGTACGATGCTCATCTACATCGCGGGTCTTCTCTCTATTCCCGGCGAGGTCTACGAGGCCGCCGAAATCGACGGCGCCTCCAAAACTCAGAAGCTCACCCGCATCACGATCCCGCTGGTGTTTGGCTACGTGGTCATCAACATGATCTTGGGATTGAAGAACTTCCTCAACGCCTACGACATCATCGTCGGTTTGACGAACGGCGGCCCCGGTACCGCCACCCGTTCGATCGCAATGACGATCATCACCGGCTTCAACGGCGGTGACTATGCCTACCAGATGGCGAATGCCACGATCTTCTTCATCGTTGCGGTCGCGATTGCCCTGCTTCAGCTTTCGATCACGCGTGGAAGGAACCGACTCTGATGCCTGCTAACGACGCCGTTGCCACGGCCCGTACCCACTCTCCCGCTGTAGCCGGCTCGCCTTCTCGCGACGCCGTTGCACACGCGAAGCCCGCCCGCGGCAAGTCCAGCCGGAAGATGGAGCGGGTGAGCTGGTCAACCACCATCTTGCTCATGCTGGCCTCCATCACCGTGCTTCTGCCTCTCTACGTCACGATCTCGATGGCGTTTAAGTCTGGCTCCCAAGCGGTGGACGGCAACGCGTTCTCCCTGCCCAACCCGATCAGCTTCTCCGGCATTGTCGAGGCCTGGAACCTCACCAAGTTCCCGGTAGGCGCGGGCGTGTCGCTGGCCGTGACAGCCGGGACAGTCGCCTGCACGGTTGTGCTGGCGGCCTGCGCGTCGTACGCGATCGTGCGCAACTGGGACCGCAAGCTATTCCGCTACTCGTTCTACTATCTACTTGCCGCGATGTTCATCCCGTTCCCG is part of the Trueperella abortisuis genome and harbors:
- a CDS encoding carbohydrate ABC transporter permease, which produces MPANDAVATARTHSPAVAGSPSRDAVAHAKPARGKSSRKMERVSWSTTILLMLASITVLLPLYVTISMAFKSGSQAVDGNAFSLPNPISFSGIVEAWNLTKFPVGAGVSLAVTAGTVACTVVLAACASYAIVRNWDRKLFRYSFYYLLAAMFIPFPVVALPQIQLTGRVHLDNPLGVMVLATMFQLSFSIMLFTAFLRSIPESLEESARIDGASTWQTFWKIVFPLLAPMAATVGIFAFLYAWNDFMMPSLIISNPDLQTLPVRQNLFQNQFSNNYNVSFASYLMAMAPAIIAYIFTQRWVMEGVTQGAVKG
- a CDS encoding carbohydrate ABC transporter permease — protein: MSAAPLSTTTTASKPAASASSGVDVHTRHPRTRRRRVEPLYYLFLVPSVILFTLAITLPGVVGIFYSFTDSIGIGDWKFIGLTNYKALFTDPAVLHAYVFTFGIAIATVIVVNLVSFFLAIGLTSRIRFTTTLRAIFVIPMVISGIIIAYVFNFLFSNSLPALGEALGIEWMQTSILANSNLAWIAIVIVTAWQAIPSTMLIYIAGLLSIPGEVYEAAEIDGASKTQKLTRITIPLVFGYVVINMILGLKNFLNAYDIIVGLTNGGPGTATRSIAMTIITGFNGGDYAYQMANATIFFIVAVAIALLQLSITRGRNRL
- a CDS encoding ROK family protein, which produces MKNRWSTPSEWFGHTESGRPASQLAVLDYVWGREEFTATDVMEGTGLTRATAIDALGRLADAGLVLELANVREAGEEKGGDATRPGGALVYRKGRPARRFAFRPQAGVVVGVDAGYTHLSAIAADLAGTTLASVNELSGWEPETRARPVEALAEGEAEKRRQAVRSLIAKALRAAGRTERELFAVCVGVPAPVNESGDSPSHHAGFWERVNPGLLDALSDLAPIVRIENDALLAAVAGGAVGAARGCASYVAVLGGARMGAGVVIDGKLLRGAHGAVGEMNAFEHVVGVGDSRGFAEYAGLLGAKLAAAGEAASGGEPVAGDAVGPTPGSAFDGLSPEEVTGRLVFEAIEVGDPDALVIATHVGERLARIVTVLESFYDPERIVVSGAVGPAMLRVIEAARAAMPHAFESIVPELVGSELGAEAVVVGAVAAAVEMARSRALDIAG
- a CDS encoding FeoA family protein, with translation MKLSECPTRVSLRLTNLKLPEHSLLRMQEIGVRIGAEATIIQHAGFGGLVLNIAGSRVAIDHRSAKNIEAELVA
- a CDS encoding ABC transporter substrate-binding protein codes for the protein MNRRLKPVAIAAALALGAASLAGCSTGSRKEVRFTFSKREAISFMQNVVDDYNASQNRYHINLDTSGVDVVSASFVRGNPPDLMLANYNYEVARFVERCTLSDLSDTDAAAAADLDTFGPLMIQYGECEGRVSALPYSIMSSAVIYNKEIFAEQGLEVPTTWDELIELCDKLEAAGVDPFYATFKDDWTVGQGWFDYAVGGSLDVIDFYDQIHAEGDQVGPGAAASFEKDFAEPMEKMKTLTKYVNRDAASRAYGDGNLAIAQGKAAMYLQGPWAFSEIAKSAPDLDLGTFPLPMTNDPADLAVRVNIDLAAMIPADAKEPDGARDFLEYLYQPQIISSYNASQLGFTPLVGAPAPDDPRVAGMIPYYDAGQIYQGPSVLIHKSIPVFSYAQAIAVGGDAHSNLAILDQDWSRLAYRQPKED